A portion of the Naumovozyma castellii chromosome 2, complete genome genome contains these proteins:
- the SIR4 gene encoding chromatin-silencing protein SIR4 (ancestral locus Anc_8.442): MSEKPSPSASPMVGQQKVTPSRSDPGERLNKIPLTKVDISKYAITTKNRTKPKPKPKLQLPAKPNPSLNISPGLAFILQHEAEINRKKAALKAAKADLVTSKLIIANSDQVSKLNNANLLSLLRSKTPLGKVNKNKTARTPKLFNNAYSSEREVKSAEHNRILKRPPFKRASTTLSEPPGDRLPSLLPITPKTVKITTRLIKSTEKPVHTDADHTSSPLSIPILSVSKNNSPASSTKVPKASSFLSNVKSLLNKSTKDTTKKTFPPAKIRISLSNAVPDTDTEDENSYETGDTEEEQTPPEENNKIEQINGKGIPGNIDKSVKSLTPPLIAPSKVPLSTDGNTKEDNALEPVKITEIEAPTKHALGIDVDEPMASNVSKELPIKENQELNSENDNKRKEEPSGQDEGNIAKEEVISKLAGTTTDDRSPKLVANTRITVGDEKDDNLVLLKKEKYLSVKADSKPMVSATIESANNEDNPPKSNATLEKGNLLPDVSLNEVEERLFLQTLTSSKIGGEERKTAVADLKFSNGEPSQTELPTIEYSKEKNVSEKQPEKYHDTKNLVDEAPVSVEVDNESDNGSADLFTDAVEHTEQNPATDTIVTQDNETTPVDIPIIANEKIETNIEDERTEGGIQNVEQKDTRAEPNEITFNDKSTIPFKRPEEPMKRKELFLNETDVTTIQDGKKDKPPTNVTDMPKSAENISQISTLTEKEEMRQKKDIYPVKEVGNETESSTKAVESIQGSPETKSSGVRISTLLNDKPKVDNSTKIAEAVDIEIDMATESESSESSKDSHTEESEEKKTTNIRELLDKEASSVTSSKQSNVTAIEKSGSIGAVGSIKVANTDLKEVPTVENKEKEVVSSLKRKNSDTLSSPKAKWAKVLSEDLPPSASQKSGLLRLFSNVYKTSLSGKGNDNSFESILTKLTHRPARVEAESNDTNSSEPIEKRRHLPRESTQKNSPDVFQSIYSSHQRHHLKGSVISFTPTEKEKMKFESFTPLGQNAKMEVIYISDSDDNNILDDAGPADIDEISDTGFDDIEILEYIKNSSPMKDGSLEEELTGNKVNQVVPEITDPETERRLYERKLAIGVLEKLDDKKVYSKRDMCDLIESGIPNHTPFDDDPKSSATNNICSVDNYQSSHIFFYQQVHKKDRVEYKSFDTTAKNDYRSQLLLTMPEKARTEQTNKDKILNATEPTSGSKMSSIEHSDGINHAEKRSRNNWRNEWTRTLGMARIYIYPGSPLGVTEEQKKSLDDTFAKINDLFQVKFRSIFCEDFEPKSTNIVLLKGDRENFQDDEQFKALSETVKRASLSRKIRIWPLEKVLRFIKNMDIDLSAWGISTVSERKETRQHFLEELYERRKTEVSEKPDNSQRLIIGPTSNSIKKDITKPDGYNPAVKDDSSDEPYFSEIINYLESLLHNASNMMTNKDNELSKANGIIKSLTGTVLENEMKLTSLSSSLHSKEAEIEAIKSSNEKYKEELKKREKKLKQMAGKIHKSSSKNRLNKKMSKSVKYLLKELAKKESLIEKLEKKHLKKKKNEKKYSPRKSAENTKSKHDNNTENVKSTKRKKKTKKSKSLPSQTDALFRNLNNNMTTEGTVNLENQGSPQSTLFTPIKNPQHTEEVTGSSELTKESAVKLLNREVEKYREFLNGHGFDPNNV, encoded by the coding sequence ATGTCAGAAAAACCATCACCTTCTGCTAGTCCTATGGTAGGACAACAAAAGGTTACACCATCAAGGTCTGATCCTGGAGAGAGACTAAACAAGATTCCATTAACTAAAGTGGATATCTCAAAATATGCCATAACGACAAAGAACAGAACCAAACCCAAACCTAAACCCAAATTACAGCTACCAGCAAAGCCTAATCCAAGCTTGAACATTAGTCCTGGATTAGCATTTATATTACAACATGAGGCAGAGATTAACAGGAAGAAAGCCGCATTGAAAGCTGCCAAAGCTGATTTAGTTACTTCTAAATTGATAATAGCAAATTCGGATCAAGTTTCAAAACTAAATAATGCAAATCTCCTGTCCTTACTCCGGTCAAAGACACCACTAGGGAAAGTGAATAAGAATAAAACGGCACGAACCCCCAAATTATTTAACAATGCCTATTCTTCAGAGAGAGAGGTGAAAAGTGCAGAACATAATCGTATACTAAAGCGACCTCCATTTAAAAGAGCATCTACTACTTTATCTGAACCACCAGGTGACAGACTTCCTAGCCTTTTACCAATTACCCCTAAGACAGTTAAGATAACTACTAGATTAATAAAATCAACAGAGAAACCAGTTCATACAGACGCTGATCATACTTCAAGCCCACTTTCAATACCTATTCTTTcagtttcaaaaaataattcaccTGCCTCATCTACAAAGGTTCCTAAGGCTTCGTCTTTCCTATCAAATGTTAAgagtttattgaataagaGCACAAAGGACACTACAAAGAAAACGTTTCCACCTGCTAAAATACGTATATCACTTTCAAACGCAGTTCCAGATACAGACactgaagatgaaaattcGTACGAGACTGGTGATACAGAGGAAGAACAAACTCCGCCTGaggaaaacaataaaatagAGCAAATAAACGGAAAGGGAATACCAGGAAACATAGATAAATCTGTTAAATCGCTTACACCACCCCTAATAGCACCTTCAAAAGTTCCATTAAGTACAGACGGTAACACTAAAGAAGATAATGCATTGGAACCTGTAAAAATTACTGAGATTGAAGCTCCAACTAAGCATGCACTAGGAATTGATGTTGACGAGCCAATGGCTAGTAACGTATCCAAAGAACTTCCCATAAAGGAGAACCAAGAACTAAACtcagaaaatgataataaacGTAAAGAAGAACCTAGTGGACAGGATGAAGGCAACATAGCGAAAGAAGAAGTAATATCCAAACTAGCAGGCACAACAACCGATGATCGTTCTCCAAAACTAGTTGCAAACACTAGAATAACAGTTGGAGATGAAAAGGATGACAATTTAgtattattgaagaaagaaaagtatTTATCTGTGAAGGCTGACAGCAAACCAATGGTTAGTGCCACCATTGAATCCGCGAATAATGAGGATAATCCTCCTAAGAGTAATGCAACGTTAGAAAAAGGAAATCTACTGCCTGATGTTTCCTTGAATGAAGTTGAAGAGAGACTATTTTTGCAAACTCTAACCTCTTCAAAAATCGGCggagaagaaagaaagacaGCGGTTGCTGATTTGAAGTTTTCTAATGGGGAACCTTCACAAACTGAATTGCCAACtattgaatattcaaaagaaaagaatgtTAGTGAGAAACAACCTGAAAAATATCACGATACAAAAAATCTCGTAGATGAAGCTCCTGTTTCTGTAGAGGTAGATAATGAATCTGATAATGGTTCGGCCGACTTATTTACAGATGCTGTTGAACATACCGAGCAGAATCCAGCCACCGATACGATAGTAACTCAAGACAATGAGACAACTCCAGTGGACATTCCTATAATCGCAAATgagaaaattgaaacaaatattgaagatgaaaggACTGAGGGTGGTATTCAGAATGTAGAACAGAAGGATACAAGAGCAGAACCAAATGAAATCACATTCAACGATAAATCGACCATTCCCTTCAAAAGACCAGAAGAACCtatgaagaggaaagaacTCTTTTTGAATGAGACAGATGTAACAACAATACAAGATGGAAAGAAGGACAAACCACCAACCAACGTAACCGACATGCCAAAATCTgctgaaaatatttctcagATATCAACACTTACTGAGAAAGAAGAGATGCGTCAAAAGAAAGACATCTATCCAGTAAAAGAAGTTGGGAATGAAACAGAAAGTAGTACTAAAGCGGTGGAAAGCATTCAAGGTTCTCCTGAAACTAAATCGTCAGGTGTCAGAATATCAACTCTACTGAATGATAAGCCAAAGGTGGATAATTCCACTAAGATTGCTGAAGCTGTGGATATTGAAATAGATATGGCAACCGAATCAGAAAGTTCAGAATCATCAAAAGATTCACACACTGAAGaatcagaagaaaaaaagacGACTAACATAAGAGAATTATTGGATAAGGAAGCAAGTAGTGTGACTAGTTCGAAACAGAGCAATGTAACAGCTATTGAAAAGAGTGGATCAATTGGAGCAGTTGGCTCAATAAAGGTTGCCAACACCGATTTGAAGGAAGTACCTACGGTtgaaaacaaagaaaaggaagtaGTGTCTTcattaaagagaaaaaattcTGATACTTTATCCTCTCCCAAAGCAAAATGGGCTAAAGTGTTATCAGAAGATTTACCCCCAAGCGCTTCTCAGAAGAGTGGTCTCCTAAgattattttcaaatgtaTACAAAACATCATTGTCAGGAAAAGGGAACGACAATTCTTTCGAATCCATTTTAACCAAACTAACTCATAGACCAGCTCGTGTCGAAGCAGAATCAAACGATACGAACAGTTCTGAACCGATCGAGAAAAGGCGCCATCTGCCTAGAGAGAGTACTCAAAAAAATTCTCCTGATGTCTTCCAATCAATATACTCTAGTCATCAGCGACATCATTTAAAAGGCTCTGTCATTTCATTCACCCCAACtgagaaggaaaagatgaaatttgaGTCGTTTACTCCACTAGGACAAAATGCTAAGATGGAAGTCATTTATATATCTGATAGTGATgacaataatattttagaCGATGCAGGTCCTGCTGACATAGATGAAATAAGTGATACTGGTTTTGATGATATAGAAATTTTAGAATACATTAAGAATTCGTCACCAATGAAGGATGGTTCacttgaagaagaactGACTGGCAATAAAGTAAACCAAGTGGTACCTGAGATTACTGACCCAGAAACTGAAAGAAGATTGTACGAAAGAAAATTAGCTATTGGCGTTTTAGAAAAGTTGGATGATAAGAAGGTTTATAGTAAACGTGATATGTGTGATCTAATAGAAAGTGGAATTCCAAACCATACCCCATTTGACGATGATCCGAAGTCGAGTGCGACAAACAATATCTGCTCTGTCGACAATTACCAATCCTCacatattttcttttatcaaCAAGTCCATAAAAAGGATAGGGTTGAATATAAATCGTTTGACACAACTGCTAAAAACGACTATAGAAGCCAACTTTTATTGACTATGCCAGAAAAGGCAAGAACAGAACAAACCAATAAAGACAAAATTTTAAACGCTACAGAACCAACGTCAGGTTCGAAGATGTCTTCAATCGAACATAGCGACGGCATAAATCATGCTGAGAAGCGGTCGAGAAATAACTGGAGGAATGAGTGGACTAGAACTCTTGGAATGGccagaatatatatatatccTGGAAGTCCTTTAGGAGTCACAGAAGAGCAAAAGAAAAGTTTGGATGACACATTCGCCAAAATAAATGATCTGTTTCAAGTTAAGTTTAGGTCTATTTTTTGTGAGGACTTCGAACCGAAAAGCACTAATATTGTACTATTGAAAGGCGATAGAGAAAATTTCCAAGATGATGAACAATTCAAGGCGCTTAGTGAGACAGTAAAGAGAGCGTCACTTAGTAGAAAGATAAGAATATGGCCCTTAGAAAAGGTCCTAAGGTTTATTAAGAATATGGACATTGATTTATCAGCATGGGGAATATCCACAGTATCTGAAAGGAAAGAAACAAGACAGCATTTCTTAGAAGAACTTTACGAGCGCCGTAAAACAGAGGTTAGTGAAAAGCCAGATAATAGTCAGAGATTAATTATCGGCCCAACGTCGAACAGTATTAAGAAAGACATAACTAAACCTGATGGTTATAATCCGGCTGTAAAAGATGACTCAAGTGACGAACCCTATTTCTCAGAAATTATAAACTACCTGGAGAGTTTGCTTCATAACGCATCAAATATGATGACCaataaagataatgaaCTTTCTAAGGCTAACGGAATTATTAAGTCGTTAACGGGCACAGTACTTGAGAATGAGATGAAATTAACGTCGTTGTCAAGCTCTTTGCACTCCAAAGAGGCAGAAATAGAAGCTATCAAGAGTTCGAATGAAAAGTATAAAGAGGAACtgaagaaaagagaaaaaaagtTGAAACAAATGGCCGGAAAAATTCATAAATCATCCTCTAAGAATAGATTGAACAAAAAGATGTCAAAAAGCGTGaaatatcttttgaaaGAGCTTGCCAAAAAGGAAAGTCTAATAGAAAAACTGGAAAAAAAGCACctaaaaaaaaagaagaatgagAAGAAGTATTCGCCAAGGAAATCTGCAGAAAATACAAAAAGCAAACATGATAACAATACTGAGAATGTCAAATCGAccaaaagaaagaaaaagacTAAAAAGAGTAAAAGCTTGCCATCTCAAACCGATGCTCTTTTtagaaatttaaataataatatgacGACGGAAGGAACAGTTAATCTGGAAAATCAAGGTTCCCCTCAATCGACTCTTTTCACTCCGATCAAGAACCCACAACACACAGAGGAGGTAACTGGCTCTTCAGAACTCACGAAGGAAAGTGCAGTGAAGCTTCTCAATAGAGaagttgaaaaatacaGAGAATTTTTGAATGGTCATGGTTTTGATCCAAATAACGTTTAG
- the ADK1 gene encoding adenylate kinase ADK1 (ancestral locus Anc_8.441) has product MSTESIRMVLIGPPGAGKGTQAPNLVEKFHACHLSTGDMLRSQIAKNTELGQEAKKIMDQGGLVSDEIMVNMIKDELTNNPACKNGFILDGFPRTIPQAEKLDQMLAERGTPLQRAVELQVDDDLLVARITGRLIHPASGRSYHKLFNPPKVDMVDDVTGEPLIQRSDDNADALKKRLAGYHAQTEPIVDFYKKTGIWSGVDASQPPATVWDEILKSLSQK; this is encoded by the coding sequence ATGTCCACTGAATCTATTAGAATGGTCTTGATTGGCCCTCCAGGTGCCGGTAAAGGTACTCAAGCTCCAAACTTGGTTGAAAAGTTCCATGCTTGTCATTTGTCCACCGGTGACATGTTGAGATCTCAAATCGCTAAGAACACTGAATTGGGTCAAGAAGCCAAGAAGATCATGGATCAAGGTGGTTTGGTCTCCGATGAAATTATGGTTAACATgattaaagatgaattgacTAACAACCCAGCTTGTAAGAATGGGTTCATCTTGGATGGGTTCCCAAGAACTATCCCACAAGCTGAAAAGTTAGATCAAATGCTTGCTGAAAGAGGTACTCCATTGCAAAGAGCCGTCGAATTGCAAGTTGATGATGACTTATTGGTTGCTAGAATTACCGGTAGATTGATTCATCCAGCCTCTGGTAGATCTTACCACAAGTTATTCAACCCACCAAAGGTTGATATGGTTGATGATGTCACTGGTGAACCATTGATTCAAAGATCTGATGACAATGCCGATGCTCTAAAGAAGAGATTGGCCGGTTACCATGCTCAAACTGAACCAATTGTTGATTTCTATAAGAAGACTGGTATCTGGTCCGGTGTTGATGCTTCTCAACCACCTGCTACTGTCTGGGATGAAATCTTGAAAAGTTTGAGtcaaaaataa
- the HTA1 gene encoding histone H2A (ancestral locus Anc_8.439), with protein MSGGKGGKAGSAAKASQSRSAKAGLTFPVGRVHRLLRRGNYAQRIGSGAPVYLTAVLEYLAAEILELAGNAARDNKKTRIIPRHLQLAIRNDDELNKLLGNVTIAQGGVLPNIHQNLLPKKSAKATKASQEL; from the coding sequence atgtCCGGTGGTAAAGGTGGTAAAGCAGGTTCAGCCGCTAAGGCTTCTCAATCCAGATCAGCTAAGGCTGGTTTGACTTTCCCAGTTGGTAGAGTCCACAGACTTCTAAGAAGAGGTAACTACGCTCAAAGAATTGGTTCAGGTGCTCCAGTTTACTTAACTGCTGTTCTAGAATATTTAGCTGCTGAAATCTTAGAATTGGCTGGTAATGCCGCCAGAGATAACAAGAAAACCAGAATTATCCCAAGACATTTGCAATTGGCCATCagaaatgatgatgaattaaacaaattgTTGGGTAACGTCACCATTGCTCAAGGTGGTGTCTTGCCAAACATTCATCAAAACTTATTGCCAAAGAAGTCTGCTAAGGCTACTAAGGCTTCTCAAGAATTGtga
- the HTB1 gene encoding histone H2B (ancestral locus Anc_8.438), with amino-acid sequence MSASKKPASKAPAEKKPVAKKTSTGGDIKKRTKARKETYSSYIYKVLKQTHPDTGISQKSMSILNSFVNDIFERIATEASKLAAYNKKSTISAREIQTAVRLILPGELAKHAVSEGTRAVTKYSSSTQA; translated from the coding sequence ATGTCTGCCTCAAAGAAACCTGCTTCCAAAGCCCCAGCTGAAAAGAAACCAGTTGCTAAGAAAACTTCTACTGGTGGTGACATCAAGAAGAGAACAAAGGCTAGAAAGGAAACTTACTCCTCATACATTTACAAGGTTTTGAAACAAACACATCCAGACACCGGTATTTCTCAAAAATCTATGTCTATTTTGAACTCTTTCGTTAACgatatctttgaaagaatcGCCACTGAAGCTTCTAAATTGGCTGCTTACAACAAGAAATCTACCATATCAGCAAGAGAAATTCAAACCGCTGTTAGATTAATCCTACCTGGTGAATTAGCTAAACATGCTGTCTCTGAAGGTACTAGAGCAGTTAccaaatattcttcctCTACTCAAGcttaa
- the NCAS0B02770 gene encoding VIT1/CCC1 transporter family protein (ancestral locus Anc_8.437), with amino-acid sequence MSVVALKNAVVQLVSNKKNDNNNASITSTSNSYGAIPTDLERGTHVNLRHDTSDMSGQTENTYTEEQDEEEQHEHTKLFGSLDPRIISDLIIGLSDGLTVPFALTAGLSSLGDSKLVITGGFAELISGAISMGLGGYLGAKSESDYYHAEVKQERKKFFENQTLINHEVEDILVQINPNFSDETIISFIKDFQSTPEMMLDFIIRYGRGLDEPAENRQFISAVTIGGGYLLGGFVPLLPYFFVEHVQTGLLYSIFLMAITLFIFGYFKAEISMGDVCSTPKKVVEGCEMMAVGGIAAASAWYFVKLLG; translated from the coding sequence ATGTCTGTTGTAGCATTGAAGAACGCTGTAGTGCAACTAGTCTCcaacaagaagaatgaTAACAACAACGCATCCATAACGTCAACATCCAATTCATATGGCGCTATTCCTACAGATTTAGAGAGGGGAACTCATGTAAATCTAAGGCATGATACTAGTGATATGAGCGGACAAACAGAGAATACGTATACTGAGGAGCAAGATGAGGAGGAACAACATGAGCACACTAAACTGTTTGGATCATTAGATCCTAGGATTATAAGTGACTTGATCATTGGCCTGAGTGATGGGTTGACTGTCCCCTTTGCGTTGACTGCTGGGTTGTCATCATTGGGTGATTCCAAGTTGGTCATCACAGGTGGTTTTGCAGAACTAATTTCAGGGGCTATATCAATGGGATTAGGTGGTTATCTGGGAGCTAAGAGTGAATCCGATTATTATCACGCTGAAGTTAAACAAGAACGTAAAAAGTTTTTCGAAAATCAAACTTTAATTAATCACGAAGTTGAAGATATATTGGTACAGATAAATCCAAACTTTTCTGATGAGACTATAATATCCtttattaaagatttcCAATCTACACCTGAAATGATGTTAGACTTTATTATCAGATACGGGAGAGGGTTAGATGAACCTGCGGAAAATAGACAATTTATAAGTGCCGTAACTATTGGTGGTGGTTACCTTCTAGGTGGCTTTGTTCCATTACTACCTTATTTCTTCGTGGAGCACGTTCAGACAGGATTATTGTATTCGATATTTCTTATGGCAATCACACTATTTATATTCGGATACTTTAAAGCTGAAATATCTATGGGTGATGTTTGCTCTACTCCGAAAAAGGTAGTGGAAGGTTGTGAAATGATGGCTGTCGGTGGGATAGCTGCTGCATCTGCATGGTACTTCGTTAAACTTTTGGGTTAA
- the CRF1 gene encoding Crf1p (ancestral locus Anc_8.434), protein MACIPPMSNHITDRSTTNSSLTATKVSPYLSKFPDKLNEDETSFGPPANVSPLQQDTSFSTFEVLQLSSYPSYCSSDDDDDEVYDNSCVIFNDDSTEEDSNLPQRNEDCRLEAKEVINSNTIGVTAPRLSSWTQHDDTPFSIVDGLSTKSLFQRDILSNELDLNYTLNTPSNTGLEEGITLHDLLNISESDDSVGEPEADSIYSMWYQRTRLPLSSAFRFKCEERMADCEVENMIQPYSTYFKRLSKKSKISKRRDSRPCISTRERTHSDTFQDRKEVIGIGMFDSFHEEGPPSDEVKEIIEDSGSALRESF, encoded by the coding sequence ATGGCATGCATACCTCCAATGTCAAATCATATAACTGATCGTAGCACTACAAACTCATCCCTAACTGCAACGAAGGTGTCCCCTTATCTCTCCAAATTTCCTGATAAACTGAATGAAGACGAGACCAGTTTTGGACCCCCAGCAAATGTTTCCCCCCTACAGCAGGATACGTCATTCTCTACTTTCGAAGTTTTACAGCTTAGCTCCTATCCGAGCTATTGTTCGtcagatgatgacgatgacgaaGTTTACGATAATTCTTGTGTCATATTTAATGACGATTCTACAGAAGAGGACAGTAACCTACCTCAAAGAAATGAGGATTGTAGATTAGAAGCAAAAGAAGTGATTAATTCCAATACAATTGGTGTCACTGCTCCTAGATTGAGTTCCTGGACGCAACACGATGATACGCCTTTCAGCATAGTGGATGGACTTTCTACGAAATCGTTATTTCAACGGGATATCCTATCTAATGAATTAGATTTAAACTATACTTTAAACACCCCAAGTAATACTGGCCTTGAGGAAGGGATAACTTTAcatgatttattaaatataagTGAGTCTGACGATAGTGTTGGTGAACCGGAAGCAGATAGTATTTATTCAATGTGGTATCAGAGGACGAGACTACCACTTTCTTCTGCATTCAGATTTAAATGCGAGGAAAGGATGGCGGATTGTGAGGTTGAAAATATGATACAACCATACTCAACCTATTTTAAACGACTATCgaagaaatcaaagattTCTAAGAGGAGAGATTCGCGACCTTGTATCAGTACAAGAGAAAGGACACATTCAGATACTTTTCAAGATAGAAAAGAAGTTATAGGAATCGGTATGTTTGATTCCTTTCACGAGGAAGGACCTCCATCTGATGAGGTTAAAGAGATTATTGAAGATTCGGGAAGTGCTTTAAGGGAATCCTTTTAA